In Sinorhizobium mexicanum, one DNA window encodes the following:
- a CDS encoding pilus assembly protein TadG-related protein produces the protein MGERNDTINVERAMPLRRAGIRRFIKDEGGTVAVIAAIAFPVLVGAMGLGAETGYWFLEERKLQHAADVSAHAAAVRFRAGDQQGALETTARRIASASGYTPGSLTVNTQQGLGGSTKLTVELAETHPRLFSSVFGGGPVTMKARAVAEIKGGSKACVLALSNSASGAVTVTGSTEVRLSGCSVVSNSSAADAFLMKNGSAMMSTDCVYTVGEAVTTTGLTLTGCSEPVERVPPTADPFASVAEPDKLHVEQLPCRTLAYVSISTYTFDRLANGTEAIRFCGGLQIQNTITLKPGLYVIDGGDFTVTAGAKLSGEGVTLFFTNGAAAKLLGNGDIDLSAPTSGPFAGLLFFGSRHDTGVIHQVTGNSESTLEGNLYMPSGRIDFTGNSTVSGGCTQIVADQITFTGNSTMETCASPTDEIVVGQTVALIE, from the coding sequence ATGGGCGAGAGAAACGACACGATCAACGTGGAAAGGGCGATGCCACTGCGGCGTGCTGGTATACGTCGATTCATAAAAGACGAAGGCGGCACGGTCGCAGTCATCGCGGCGATCGCGTTTCCGGTTCTCGTCGGTGCGATGGGGCTCGGGGCCGAGACGGGCTACTGGTTCCTGGAAGAGCGTAAGCTGCAGCATGCGGCGGACGTATCGGCACACGCCGCCGCCGTGCGCTTTCGCGCCGGAGATCAGCAAGGTGCGCTCGAAACCACTGCCCGCAGGATCGCGAGTGCGTCCGGATATACCCCCGGCAGCCTCACCGTCAACACCCAGCAGGGCCTTGGAGGATCCACCAAGCTCACGGTCGAGTTGGCCGAGACGCATCCGCGTCTTTTTTCGTCCGTCTTCGGCGGCGGACCCGTCACAATGAAGGCGCGCGCCGTCGCCGAGATCAAGGGCGGCTCCAAGGCCTGTGTGCTTGCGCTGTCTAACTCGGCGTCTGGTGCGGTCACCGTCACAGGCTCAACGGAAGTTCGCTTGTCCGGCTGCAGCGTCGTCTCCAATTCGAGTGCAGCCGACGCCTTCCTCATGAAGAACGGCAGCGCAATGATGTCGACGGACTGCGTCTACACCGTCGGTGAGGCCGTTACGACGACAGGCCTGACCCTTACCGGTTGCAGCGAACCCGTCGAACGGGTGCCGCCGACGGCGGATCCTTTTGCATCCGTTGCGGAGCCCGACAAGCTGCATGTCGAACAACTTCCCTGCCGCACGCTCGCCTATGTCTCCATTTCCACCTACACCTTTGACCGGCTTGCAAACGGGACGGAGGCGATCAGGTTCTGCGGCGGATTGCAGATCCAGAATACGATCACGCTGAAGCCGGGCCTATACGTCATAGATGGCGGCGACTTTACGGTGACTGCGGGGGCAAAGCTCTCGGGTGAAGGAGTGACCCTGTTCTTCACCAACGGAGCGGCGGCAAAACTGCTCGGCAACGGCGATATTGACCTGTCCGCGCCGACCAGCGGACCATTTGCCGGACTGCTTTTCTTTGGCAGCCGCCACGACACGGGTGTGATTCACCAGGTGACCGGTAATTCCGAATCGACCTTGGAGGGAAATCTGTACATGCCCAGTGGCCGTATCGATTTTACCGGCAACTCGACTGTGTCAGGGGGGTGCACACAGATCGTAGCGGACCAGATCACTTTTACGGGCAATTCGACGATGGAAACCTGCGCCTCGCCGACCGACGAGATCGTTGTAGGCCAAACGGTGGCGCTGATCGAGTAG
- a CDS encoding A24 family peptidase — protein sequence MISTSAAWFAFLLFAGMMTYAGIKDVATMTISNRLVLALAGSFAVLAPAAGLSVATISSSILIGSGVLVCTFLLFSVGWIGGGDAKLLPVAVLWLGPDLALDFILYTSVIGAALTLALLQFRRMPLPVVLKKNAWSARLHAPETGIPYGAAMAPAALLLLPQSHWFSALL from the coding sequence ATGATCTCGACATCCGCAGCTTGGTTCGCATTCTTGCTCTTTGCCGGGATGATGACCTATGCCGGCATCAAGGATGTGGCCACGATGACCATATCGAACCGCCTGGTGCTCGCACTGGCGGGTTCCTTTGCCGTCCTTGCGCCCGCCGCCGGCTTGAGCGTAGCCACCATCTCCTCGAGCATTCTGATTGGCTCCGGCGTACTGGTCTGCACCTTCCTGCTTTTCTCCGTTGGCTGGATCGGCGGCGGCGACGCAAAGCTCTTGCCCGTGGCCGTGCTTTGGCTTGGGCCCGACCTCGCGCTCGACTTCATCCTTTACACGTCGGTGATCGGCGCGGCACTTACGCTTGCGCTCCTTCAGTTCCGGCGCATGCCCCTGCCGGTGGTTCTGAAGAAGAACGCCTGGTCCGCTCGCCTGCACGCGCCCGAGACGGGCATTCCCTATGGGGCGGCGATGGCGCCGGCGGCGCTTCTGCTGCTGCCGCAAAGCCATTGGTTCTCCGCTCTTCTCTGA